The proteins below come from a single Streptomyces sp. B3I8 genomic window:
- a CDS encoding phosphomannomutase/phosphoglucomutase, with protein MAADLSQIVKAYDVRGVVPDQWDESLAALFGAAFVQVTGARAIAVGHDMRPSSPGLSDAFARGAAARGADVTHIGLCSTDQLYYASGALDLPGAMFTASHNPARYNGIKLCRAGAAPVGQDTGLTEIRSLVEQWSEGDAPEPTERQGTFTRRDTLNDYAAHLLSLVDLTSVRPLKVVVDAGNGMGGHTVPTVFADLPVTLVPMYFELDGTFPNHEANPLDPANLVDLQRRVREEGADLGLAFDGDADRCFVVDERGEPVSPSAITALVAARELARYGGRGTVIHNLITSRSVAEVVRENGGTPVRTRVGHSFIKAEMARSGAIFGGEHSAHYYFRDFWNADTGMLAALHVLAALGGQEAPLSRLVAAYDRYAASGEINSTVDDRTARLTAIRTAFENRAGVELDTLDGLTVSAEDWWFNVRPSNTEPLLRLNAEAKDEPTMTKIRDEALTLIRS; from the coding sequence GTGGCTGCTGATCTGTCGCAGATCGTGAAAGCGTACGACGTACGCGGTGTCGTACCGGACCAGTGGGACGAGTCGCTGGCCGCGCTCTTCGGCGCGGCCTTCGTCCAGGTGACCGGCGCGCGGGCGATCGCGGTCGGGCACGACATGCGGCCCTCGTCCCCCGGGCTGTCCGACGCCTTCGCGCGCGGGGCGGCGGCCCGGGGCGCCGACGTCACCCACATCGGCCTGTGCTCCACCGACCAGCTCTACTACGCCTCGGGCGCGCTCGACCTGCCGGGCGCGATGTTCACCGCCTCGCACAACCCGGCGCGGTACAACGGCATCAAGCTGTGCCGCGCCGGCGCGGCCCCGGTCGGCCAGGACACCGGCCTCACGGAGATCCGGTCCCTGGTCGAACAGTGGAGCGAGGGCGACGCCCCGGAACCGACGGAACGTCAGGGGACGTTCACCCGGCGCGACACGTTGAACGACTACGCGGCGCACCTGCTCTCCCTCGTCGACCTGACCTCGGTCCGCCCGCTGAAGGTCGTCGTCGACGCGGGCAACGGCATGGGCGGGCACACGGTGCCGACCGTCTTCGCCGATCTGCCCGTCACCCTCGTCCCGATGTACTTCGAACTGGACGGCACGTTCCCGAACCACGAGGCGAACCCGCTCGACCCGGCGAATCTCGTGGACCTGCAACGGCGCGTCCGCGAGGAGGGCGCCGACCTCGGACTCGCGTTCGACGGCGACGCCGACCGCTGCTTCGTCGTCGACGAGCGGGGCGAGCCGGTCTCCCCGTCCGCGATCACCGCACTGGTCGCCGCCCGCGAACTGGCCCGGTACGGCGGCCGGGGCACGGTCATCCACAACCTGATCACCTCGCGGTCGGTCGCGGAGGTGGTGCGCGAGAACGGCGGCACCCCGGTCCGCACCCGGGTGGGCCACTCCTTCATCAAGGCCGAGATGGCGCGCTCCGGCGCGATCTTCGGCGGCGAGCACTCCGCGCACTACTACTTCCGCGACTTCTGGAACGCGGACACGGGCATGCTGGCCGCCCTCCACGTCCTCGCCGCCCTTGGCGGCCAGGAGGCCCCACTGTCCCGCCTCGTCGCCGCGTACGACCGCTACGCCGCGTCGGGCGAGATCAACTCCACGGTCGACGACCGGACCGCCCGCCTGACGGCGATCCGCACGGCGTTCGAGAACCGCGCCGGCGTGGAGCTGGACACCCTGGACGGCCTGACCGTGTCCGCCGAGGACTGGTGGTTCAACGTCCGCCCCTCCAACACGGAACCGCTCCTCCGCCTCAACGCCGAAGCGAAGGACGAACCGACGATGACAAAAATCCGCGACGAGGCCCTGACCCTCATCAGATCCTGA
- a CDS encoding metallopeptidase family protein, giving the protein MDNLVPHRSAAPGPRRRDRHGRGMRGPIAPPQVPLAASRGEAFADLVQDSVERLERRWPQLSDVDFLVLDVPRLDGTAGWSDETVPLGGTVAARDGRPARVVVYRRPVEIRTKGRDERAALVHEVVVEQVAEVLGLTPETVDPRYGEDED; this is encoded by the coding sequence ATGGACAACCTCGTACCGCACCGCAGCGCCGCCCCCGGGCCCCGCCGCCGCGACCGGCACGGCAGGGGTATGCGCGGCCCCATCGCACCACCGCAGGTGCCGCTCGCCGCGAGCCGCGGCGAGGCCTTCGCGGACCTGGTGCAGGACTCGGTGGAGCGTCTCGAACGACGCTGGCCCCAACTGTCGGACGTCGACTTCCTGGTCCTGGACGTGCCCCGCCTCGACGGCACGGCCGGCTGGAGCGACGAGACCGTGCCGCTGGGCGGCACCGTCGCGGCCCGGGACGGCCGGCCCGCACGGGTCGTGGTCTACCGGCGCCCGGTGGAGATCCGCACCAAGGGACGGGACGAGCGGGCGGCGCTGGTCCACGAGGTGGTCGTGGAGCAGGTCGCCGAGGTGCTCGGGCTCACCCCGGAGACGGTCGATCCCCGGTACGGGGAGGACGAGGACTGA
- a CDS encoding DUF3499 domain-containing protein, with protein MSPVRRCSRTACGRPAVATLTYVYADSTAVLGPLATYAEPHCYDLCAEHSERLTAPRGWEVVRLLDGSAPARPSGDDLEALANAVREAARPQQRAAEAGGGRTADPMEVARRGHLRVLRSPDN; from the coding sequence GTGAGCCCTGTACGTCGCTGTTCGCGCACCGCTTGCGGCCGTCCCGCCGTAGCGACGCTGACGTACGTCTACGCCGACTCGACCGCGGTCCTCGGCCCGCTCGCCACCTATGCCGAGCCCCACTGCTACGACCTGTGCGCCGAGCACTCCGAGCGCCTCACCGCCCCCCGAGGCTGGGAAGTCGTACGGCTGCTGGACGGCTCCGCCCCCGCGCGCCCCAGCGGCGACGACCTGGAGGCGCTCGCCAACGCGGTCCGCGAGGCGGCCCGCCCGCAGCAGCGCGCCGCGGAGGCGGGCGGCGGCCGCACCGCGGACCCGATGGAGGTGGCCCGCCGCGGTCATCTGAGGGTGCTCCGCTCGCCGGACAACTGA
- a CDS encoding SIS domain-containing protein, with protein MLDESLLDTPDALAEADRRGLLRGAAEAGARVRTALRHATEAGIPRLQPDGRPRAVLIAGPGTASAGVAELLTTLAGSACPVTRVHPTGVAPAPGALRWELPGWAGPVDLLLVPTPDGSEPGLALLVEQAYRRGCTVVAVAPSRTPLADAVDRAHGLFVPMASAPNQAAAPNEPAAPEPPQEPVASVATPEPPTASAPGILWALLTPLLALLDRTGVLTAPPEALEKVADRLDRVAERCGPAIATYGNPAKTLAAELADSLPVIWTEGTSAGPAGRRFTAALAELAGRPAVTAQLPEALAAHSVLLSGPLAAGADPEDFFRDRVEEPAALRARVVLLRDRPIGGLSAAPAARDLAYGHDTPISELEPEEGGELETLAELIAVTDFAAVYLALATNN; from the coding sequence ATGCTCGACGAATCGTTGCTCGACACCCCCGACGCACTCGCCGAAGCCGACCGTCGCGGCCTCCTCCGCGGCGCCGCCGAGGCCGGCGCCCGCGTCCGCACCGCCCTCCGTCACGCCACCGAGGCCGGCATCCCCCGGCTGCAGCCCGACGGCCGCCCCCGCGCCGTCCTGATCGCGGGCCCCGGCACGGCTTCCGCGGGCGTCGCGGAGCTGCTCACCACGCTCGCCGGCTCGGCCTGTCCGGTCACCCGCGTGCATCCCACCGGCGTGGCCCCCGCCCCCGGCGCCCTGCGCTGGGAACTCCCCGGCTGGGCCGGCCCCGTGGACCTCCTCCTGGTGCCGACCCCCGACGGCTCCGAACCCGGCCTCGCGCTCCTCGTCGAACAGGCATACCGCCGCGGCTGCACGGTCGTCGCCGTGGCCCCCTCCCGGACACCGCTCGCGGACGCCGTCGACCGCGCCCACGGCCTCTTCGTCCCGATGGCGTCCGCTCCGAACCAAGCCGCCGCCCCGAACGAACCCGCCGCCCCGGAACCCCCGCAGGAGCCCGTAGCCTCCGTCGCCACCCCCGAGCCCCCCACCGCCTCCGCCCCCGGCATCCTGTGGGCCCTGCTCACCCCCCTTCTCGCCCTCCTGGACCGCACCGGCGTGCTGACCGCGCCACCCGAAGCGCTGGAAAAGGTCGCCGACCGCCTCGACCGGGTCGCCGAACGCTGTGGCCCGGCCATCGCCACGTACGGCAACCCGGCCAAGACCCTCGCCGCCGAACTCGCCGACAGCCTCCCGGTGATCTGGACGGAGGGCACCTCGGCGGGCCCCGCCGGCCGCCGTTTCACCGCCGCGCTCGCCGAACTGGCCGGCCGCCCCGCCGTCACCGCACAACTGCCCGAGGCGCTCGCCGCGCACAGCGTGCTGCTGTCCGGGCCGCTCGCCGCCGGCGCCGACCCCGAGGACTTCTTCCGCGACCGCGTCGAGGAACCCGCCGCCCTCCGCGCGCGCGTGGTGCTGCTCCGCGACCGCCCGATCGGCGGCCTCAGCGCGGCCCCCGCCGCCCGCGACCTGGCCTACGGCCACGACACACCGATCAGCGAACTCGAACCGGAGGAAGGCGGCGAACTGGAGACCCTCGCGGAACTCATCGCCGTCACGGACTTCGCCGCCGTCTACCTGGCCCTCGCCACGAACAACTGA
- the ahcY gene encoding adenosylhomocysteinase — protein MTTVDNRQDFKVADLSLAEFGRKEITLAEHEMPGLMSIRKEYAEAQPLAGARVTGSLHMTVQTAVLIETLVALGARVRWASCNIFSTQDHAAAAIAVGPDGTPDNPRGIPVFAWKGETLDEYWWCTEQALTWPDSPTGGPNMILDDGGDATLLVHQGVEYEKAGKVPALDTAESDEHRVILELLHRTITDGSQKWTQLASEIRGVTEETTTGVHRLYEMQRDGTLLFPAINVNDAVTKSKFDNKYGCRHSLIDGINRATDVLIGGKTAVVCGYGDVGKGCAESLRGQGARVIITEIDPICALQAAMDGYQVTTLDDVIDKADIFVTTTGNKDIIMASDMAKMKHQAIVGNIGHFDNEIDMAGLAKIPGIVKDEVKPQVHTWTFPDGKKIIVLSEGRLLNLGNATGHPSFVMSNSFADQTLAQIELFTKPDEYPTGVYVLPKHLDEKVARLHLDALGVKLTKLRPEQAAYIGVEVDGPFKSDHYRY, from the coding sequence ATGACGACTGTCGACAACCGACAGGACTTCAAGGTCGCCGATCTCTCCCTGGCCGAATTCGGCCGCAAGGAGATCACCCTCGCCGAGCACGAGATGCCCGGCCTGATGTCCATCCGCAAGGAGTACGCCGAGGCCCAGCCGCTGGCCGGCGCCCGCGTCACCGGCTCCCTGCACATGACCGTGCAGACCGCCGTTCTCATCGAGACCCTCGTCGCCCTGGGCGCCCGGGTCCGCTGGGCCTCCTGCAACATCTTCTCCACCCAGGACCATGCCGCGGCCGCCATCGCCGTCGGCCCCGACGGCACCCCCGACAACCCCCGCGGCATCCCCGTCTTCGCCTGGAAGGGCGAGACGCTGGACGAGTACTGGTGGTGCACCGAGCAGGCGCTGACCTGGCCGGACAGCCCCACCGGCGGCCCCAACATGATCCTCGACGACGGCGGCGACGCCACCCTCCTCGTGCACCAGGGCGTCGAGTACGAGAAGGCCGGCAAGGTCCCTGCCCTGGACACCGCCGAGTCCGACGAGCACCGCGTCATCCTCGAACTCCTGCACCGCACCATCACGGACGGCTCGCAGAAGTGGACCCAGCTCGCCTCGGAGATCCGCGGCGTCACCGAGGAGACCACCACCGGCGTCCACCGCCTGTACGAGATGCAGCGCGACGGCACCCTCCTCTTCCCGGCGATCAACGTCAACGACGCCGTGACCAAGTCGAAGTTCGACAACAAGTACGGCTGCCGCCACTCCCTGATCGACGGCATCAACCGCGCCACCGACGTTCTCATCGGCGGCAAGACCGCGGTCGTCTGCGGTTACGGCGACGTGGGCAAGGGCTGCGCGGAGTCCCTGCGCGGACAGGGCGCACGCGTGATCATCACCGAGATCGACCCGATCTGCGCCCTCCAGGCGGCGATGGACGGCTACCAGGTCACCACGCTCGACGATGTGATCGACAAGGCCGACATCTTCGTCACCACCACGGGCAACAAGGACATCATCATGGCCTCGGACATGGCCAAGATGAAGCACCAGGCCATCGTCGGCAACATCGGCCACTTCGACAACGAGATCGACATGGCCGGCCTCGCCAAGATCCCCGGCATCGTCAAGGACGAGGTCAAGCCGCAGGTCCACACCTGGACCTTCCCGGACGGCAAGAAGATCATCGTCCTCTCCGAGGGCCGCCTGCTGAACCTGGGCAATGCCACCGGCCACCCGTCGTTCGTGATGTCCAACTCCTTCGCGGACCAGACCCTGGCCCAGATCGAGCTGTTCACCAAGCCCGACGAGTACCCGACCGGCGTCTACGTGCTGCCCAAGCACCTCGACGAGAAGGTCGCCCGGCTCCACCTGGACGCGCTCGGCGTCAAGCTCACCAAGCTCCGCCCCGAGCAGGCCGCGTACATCGGCGTCGAGGTCGACGGCCCCTTCAAGTCGGACCACTACCGCTACTGA
- a CDS encoding cation diffusion facilitator family transporter: MSASGGTRAIVAALGANLAIAASKFVAFAFSGSSSMLAEGVHSVADSGNQFLLLVGGKRAQREATPQHPFGYGRERYVYAFLVSIVLFSVGGMFAIYEGYEKISHPHDVEHWYWPVGVLVFAILAEGYSFRTAIKESNQTRGDLSWVEYVRRAKAPELPVVLLEDFGALIGLVLALGGVGLALLTGDGVWDGVGTVCIGVLLVVIALVLAAETKSLLLGESAGTEQVKAIETAIVDGETVTRVIHMRTLHLGPEELLVAAKIAVQHDDTAAQVATAIDAAETRIRAAVPIARVIYLEPDIYSEAEATRGADREATPGGPTPTETPGH, from the coding sequence ATGAGCGCGTCAGGCGGCACCAGGGCGATCGTGGCGGCACTCGGCGCCAACCTCGCCATCGCGGCATCGAAGTTCGTGGCGTTCGCCTTCAGCGGCTCGTCTTCGATGCTCGCCGAGGGCGTCCACTCGGTCGCCGACTCCGGCAACCAGTTCCTCCTCCTCGTCGGCGGCAAGCGCGCCCAGCGCGAGGCGACCCCGCAGCACCCCTTCGGCTACGGCCGCGAGCGGTACGTCTACGCCTTCCTCGTCTCCATCGTCCTCTTCTCCGTCGGCGGCATGTTCGCCATCTACGAGGGCTACGAGAAGATCAGCCACCCGCACGACGTCGAACACTGGTACTGGCCGGTCGGCGTCCTCGTCTTCGCGATCCTCGCCGAGGGCTACTCCTTCCGCACCGCCATCAAGGAGTCCAACCAGACCCGCGGCGACCTCTCCTGGGTCGAGTACGTCCGTCGCGCCAAGGCCCCCGAGCTGCCCGTCGTCCTCCTGGAGGACTTCGGCGCCCTCATCGGTCTGGTCCTCGCCCTCGGCGGCGTCGGCCTGGCCCTGCTCACCGGCGACGGCGTCTGGGACGGCGTCGGCACCGTCTGCATCGGCGTCCTCCTCGTCGTGATCGCCCTCGTCCTGGCCGCCGAGACCAAGTCCCTGCTCCTCGGCGAGTCCGCGGGCACCGAACAGGTCAAGGCGATCGAGACGGCGATCGTCGACGGCGAGACGGTCACCCGCGTCATCCACATGCGCACCCTCCACCTCGGCCCCGAGGAACTCCTGGTCGCCGCCAAGATCGCCGTCCAGCACGACGACACGGCCGCCCAGGTGGCAACGGCCATCGACGCCGCCGAGACCCGCATCCGCGCCGCCGTCCCCATCGCCCGCGTCATCTACCTCGAACCGGACATCTACAGCGAGGCCGAGGCCACCAGGGGCGCCGACCGCGAGGCCACCCCCGGCGGCCCCACCCCCACCGAAACCCCCGGCCACTGA
- a CDS encoding Trm112 family protein, with amino-acid sequence MPLEAGLLEILACPACHAPLKENEADNELLCTAEDCALAYPIRDGIPVLLVDEARRPA; translated from the coding sequence ATGCCGCTCGAAGCCGGCCTCCTCGAGATTCTCGCCTGCCCGGCCTGCCACGCCCCCCTCAAGGAGAACGAGGCGGACAACGAGCTGCTCTGCACCGCGGAGGACTGCGCCCTGGCCTACCCCATCCGCGACGGCATCCCCGTCCTCCTCGTGGACGAGGCCCGCCGCCCGGCGTAG
- the manA gene encoding mannose-6-phosphate isomerase, class I produces MDRLTNTVRPYAWGSVTALPALLGEEPTGEPQAELWMGAHPGAPSRTPRGPLDRVIAEAPERELGGRAVAAFGPRLPFLLKILAAGAPLSLQVHPNLDQAREGYQDEERRGVPIDAAHRNYKDANHKPELICALTEFDGLCGFRDPAEAAALLEGLGVDSLKPYADLLRARPEDAALREVLTAVLTADPDDMHRTVTETAAACARLGGPYAPYAGLAHHYPGDPGVIAALLLHHVRLQPGEALFLGAGVPHAYLDGLGVEIMANSDNVLRCGLTPKHVDVPELLRIVRFEAGDPGVLRPEAGPDGEELYDTPIDEFRLSRHVLADGATPRDLTRPAPQILLCTAGTVRVGDEDLTPGHSVYVPAGETVRASGPGTLFRATVAV; encoded by the coding sequence ATGGACCGCCTCACCAACACCGTCCGCCCCTACGCCTGGGGCTCCGTCACCGCCCTCCCCGCCCTGCTCGGCGAGGAGCCGACCGGCGAACCGCAGGCGGAGCTGTGGATGGGAGCCCACCCGGGAGCCCCGTCCCGCACCCCCCGCGGCCCCCTCGACCGGGTGATCGCCGAGGCCCCGGAGCGCGAACTGGGCGGGCGGGCGGTCGCGGCGTTCGGCCCCCGGCTGCCGTTCCTGCTGAAAATCCTCGCCGCCGGCGCCCCCCTCTCCCTCCAGGTGCACCCCAACCTCGACCAGGCCAGGGAGGGCTACCAGGACGAGGAACGCCGCGGCGTCCCGATCGACGCGGCCCACCGCAACTACAAGGACGCCAACCACAAGCCCGAACTGATCTGCGCCCTCACCGAGTTCGACGGCCTGTGCGGCTTCCGCGACCCCGCCGAGGCCGCCGCCCTGCTCGAGGGCCTCGGCGTCGATTCCCTCAAGCCGTACGCCGACCTGCTGCGCGCCCGCCCCGAGGACGCCGCCCTGCGCGAGGTCCTCACCGCCGTGCTGACCGCGGACCCCGACGACATGCACCGCACGGTCACCGAGACCGCCGCCGCCTGCGCCCGCCTGGGCGGCCCCTACGCCCCGTACGCCGGCCTCGCCCACCACTACCCGGGCGACCCCGGCGTCATCGCCGCACTGCTGCTCCACCACGTGCGGCTGCAGCCCGGCGAGGCGCTCTTCCTCGGCGCCGGCGTCCCGCACGCCTACCTCGACGGTCTCGGCGTCGAGATCATGGCCAACTCCGACAACGTGCTGCGCTGCGGACTGACCCCCAAGCACGTCGACGTGCCCGAACTGCTGCGCATCGTCCGCTTCGAGGCAGGCGACCCCGGCGTGCTGCGCCCGGAGGCCGGACCCGACGGCGAGGAGCTCTACGACACCCCCATCGACGAGTTCCGCCTCTCCCGCCACGTCCTGGCCGACGGCGCCACCCCGCGCGACCTCACCCGCCCCGCACCCCAGATCCTGCTCTGCACGGCGGGCACGGTGCGCGTGGGCGACGAGGACCTGACGCCGGGCCACTCCGTGTACGTCCCGGCCGGTGAAACGGTCCGGGCGAGTGGCCCCGGCACCCTCTTCCGCGCCACGGTCGCCGTCTGA
- a CDS encoding DUF5719 family protein, translated as MKRTTLSLIAGTAALAAVTGFATMNAPADSRGNTARAAAQLPVERTSLLCPAPSNSDLADTVYTSFTPVTKGTEGDGKAQLAAADGQSPDAKGGGTKGGGSKGGGKSGEQSAGAPALNPKEPGTPVADDTSGAGAPALTGIATGRFAPGWTVQQTTEVAAGAGRGLLGTACGLPDTEFWFPGASTAASRTDYVHLTNPDDSAAVVDVELYGKDGALKSTVGDGITVKPHASEPILLSTLTEADEKDLTVHVSVRSGRVAATVQALDDQLGGDWLPATTDPATRLVLPGIPEDATDVTLVAFAPGDSDADLKVRLASPSGLITPAGHESVHVKAGMTTAVDLGDLTRGEAGSLVLTSGDGSVPVVAAVRVLRGKSGKQETAFIPATAPVDTRASAAGNGAKGTVLSLTAPGASAKVRVTASAGSEGGTAATKEYSIKGGATENVTAPVPDGLKGTYALTVERLSGGAVYASRTLERTYEGVPAFTVQTLPDDRGTVAVPKADQDLSVLQN; from the coding sequence GTGAAGCGCACCACCCTGTCCCTGATCGCCGGCACGGCCGCGCTCGCCGCCGTCACCGGGTTCGCCACGATGAACGCCCCGGCCGACTCGAGAGGGAACACCGCCCGTGCGGCGGCCCAACTGCCCGTGGAGCGCACCAGCCTGCTGTGCCCCGCACCGAGCAACTCCGACCTGGCCGACACGGTGTACACGTCCTTCACCCCAGTCACCAAGGGCACCGAGGGCGACGGCAAGGCGCAACTGGCGGCGGCGGACGGACAGTCCCCCGACGCGAAGGGCGGCGGCACGAAGGGCGGCGGTTCCAAGGGCGGCGGGAAGTCCGGTGAGCAGAGCGCCGGCGCGCCCGCGCTGAACCCCAAGGAGCCCGGCACCCCGGTCGCCGACGACACCTCGGGCGCCGGGGCCCCCGCCCTGACCGGCATCGCCACCGGCCGGTTCGCGCCCGGCTGGACGGTGCAGCAGACCACCGAGGTCGCCGCCGGCGCCGGCCGCGGACTGCTCGGCACCGCGTGCGGCCTCCCTGACACCGAGTTCTGGTTCCCGGGCGCCAGCACCGCCGCCTCCCGCACGGACTACGTGCACCTGACCAACCCGGACGACTCCGCCGCCGTCGTCGACGTCGAGCTCTACGGCAAGGACGGCGCCCTGAAGTCCACCGTCGGCGACGGCATCACCGTCAAGCCGCACGCGAGCGAGCCGATCCTGCTGTCGACGCTCACGGAGGCCGACGAGAAGGACCTCACCGTCCATGTGAGCGTCCGCAGCGGCCGGGTCGCCGCCACCGTCCAGGCTCTCGACGACCAACTGGGCGGCGACTGGCTGCCCGCCACCACCGACCCGGCCACCCGGCTCGTGCTGCCCGGCATCCCCGAGGACGCCACCGACGTGACGCTGGTCGCGTTCGCGCCGGGCGATTCCGACGCCGACCTGAAGGTGCGGCTCGCCTCCCCCTCCGGTCTGATCACCCCGGCGGGCCACGAGTCGGTGCACGTCAAGGCCGGCATGACGACCGCCGTCGACCTCGGCGACCTCACCCGTGGTGAAGCCGGTTCGCTGGTCCTGACCTCGGGCGACGGTTCGGTGCCGGTGGTGGCCGCCGTGCGCGTGCTGCGCGGCAAGAGCGGCAAGCAGGAGACCGCCTTCATCCCGGCCACCGCACCGGTGGACACCAGGGCCTCGGCCGCCGGGAACGGCGCCAAGGGCACGGTGCTGTCCCTGACCGCGCCCGGTGCCTCGGCGAAGGTGCGGGTCACGGCGTCGGCGGGCAGCGAGGGCGGCACGGCGGCGACGAAGGAGTACAGCATCAAGGGCGGCGCCACCGAGAACGTCACCGCGCCCGTGCCGGACGGACTGAAGGGCACCTACGCCCTTACGGTCGAACGTCTGTCGGGCGGTGCGGTGTACGCCTCGCGCACCCTGGAGCGGACCTACGAGGGCGTCCCGGCCTTCACCGTCCAGACGCTCCCCGACGACCGGGGCACCGTCGCGGTCCCGAAGGCGGACCAGGACCTGTCGGTTCTGCAGAACTGA